The Primulina huaijiensis isolate GDHJ02 chromosome 12, ASM1229523v2, whole genome shotgun sequence genome has a window encoding:
- the LOC140989280 gene encoding uncharacterized protein translates to MDAQRALLDELMGAARNLTAEERKGYREINWDDKEVCGFYMVRFCPHDLFVNTRSDLGVCPKIHDPKLKESFENSPRHDSHVPKFEAELAHFCERLVSDLDRRVRRGRERLEQDVEVPPPPPISAEKSEQLSVLEEKIKNLLEQVESLGEEGKVDEAEALMRKVEILNIEKTVLTQQPQQDKLLLAAQEKKMALCEICGSFLVANDAAERTQSHVTGKQHMGYGMVREFLAEHKEAKEKAREERLSREKEIEERRKKREREHESRHKSESTDRDKYRDRERDRLRERDRYHERSRDRNGRGSRDGGRVSDFKYNSSRNGREGSRDRYRDRDRSMSHSPIRHGNRRSSRSPVHPR, encoded by the exons ATGGATGCTCAAAGAGCTTTGCTTGATGAACTCATGGGTGCAG CACGTAATTTGACCGCTGAGGAGAGAAAAGGTTACAGAGAAATTAACTGGGATGACAAGGAAGTTTGTGGATTCTATATGGTTCGATTTTGCCCTCATGATTTGTTCGTCAACACTCGTAGTGATCTAG GAGTGTGCCCAAAGATTCATGATCCAAAATTGAAGGAAAG TTTTGAGAACTCCCCAAGACATGATTCACATGTGCCCAAATTTGAAGCTGAACTAGCCCACTTCTGTGAAAGACTG GTTTCGGACTTAGATAGAAGAGTTAGACGTGGCCGTGAACGCCTTGAACAAGATGTTGAAGTCCCCCCTCCACCTCCAATTTCTGCTGAAAAATCTGAGCAGTTGTCTGTACTGGAAGAGAAGATAAAAAACCTACTTGAACAAGTCGAGTCTCTTGGTGAGGAAGGGAAGGTGGATGAAGCTGAGGCGCTAATGAGAAAG GTTGAGATACTGAATATCGAGAAGACAGTTTTGACTCAGCAACCACAGCAGGATAAACTGTTACTGGCAGCGCAGGAGAAAAAAATGGCTCTATGTGAAATATGTGGTTCCTTTCTGGTGGCAAATGATGCCGCGGAGAGAACTCAGTCACATGTTACTGGTAAGCAGCATATGGGCTACGGAATGGTTCGTGAATTTCTGGCCGAGCATAAG GAAGCCAAGGAAAAGGCAAGAGAAGAAAGATTGTCAAGGGAGAAAGAAATTGAAGAACGGAGGAAGAAACGAGAGAGAGAACATGAGAGCAGGCACAAAAGTGAATCAACTGACAGGGACAAGTACCGAGACAGGGAGAGGGATCGACTACGTGAACGGGATCGATATCATGAGAGATCTCGTGATAGAAACGGCAGAGGAAGCCGAGATGGGGGAAGAGTATCCGATTTTAAGTACAATAGTTCGAGGAATGGAAGGGAAGGAAGTAGAGATAGATATAGAGACCGTGACAGAAGCATGTCTCATTCCCCCATCAGGCATGGTAACAGGAGGTCATCCAGGAGTCCTGTTCACCCGCGTTAA
- the LOC140989282 gene encoding putative F-box protein At1g67623 produces MPRITRRPRQYFGKIQPIVSRFEILPNELVGEVLAPVAASSVIDIINAKSSCKTFKEIGEDSHVYHHMSLDKKFIDSWTPLSEEQQVFLNKCWKSENPELLYRQAISDFFKRADIESACKYLLKA; encoded by the exons ATGCCAAGAATTACGAGGAGACCCAGACAATATTTCGGGAAAATTCAACCTATCGTTTCAAGATTTGAAATACTTCCGAATGAATTGGTCGGCGAAGTTTTGGCTCCAGTAGCAGCATCTTCGGTTATTGATATAATCAACGCCAAGTCGAG TTGTAAAACTTTCAAAGAAATCGGTGAGGATTCGCATGTGTACCATCATATGTCCCTGGACAAAAAGTTCATAGATTCTTGGACACCTTTGAGCGAAGAGCAACAAGTTTTCTTGAACAAATGCTGGAAGTCGGAAAATCCCGAGTTGTTGTATCGACAAGCGATT TCGGACTTCTTCAAACGGGCAGATATTGAATCAGCTTGCAAATATCTACTCAAGGCGTAG
- the LOC140990231 gene encoding uncharacterized protein: MGIIRRSFFFIAGTACGIYLAQNYDVPNIKKVVNDTLFTAKKVEEKYRKPEKSGNDAV, from the coding sequence ATGGGTATCATAAGGAGGAGCTTCTTCTTCATAGCTGGAACTGCTTGCGGAATCTACCTTGCCCAGAATTACGACGTTCCCAATATCAAGAAGGTCGTCAATGATACCCTTTTTACTGCTAAGAAAGTCGAGGAAAAGTACCGGAAGCCCGAGAAATCCGGCAACGACGCCGTTTGA
- the LOC140990011 gene encoding uncharacterized protein produces MGRRRHIYAGAQQGYAVPYCTVFVSDMRRRLFMEKKYKWPDHLDATIRHLWYKNIATQYRRTVHSWRSAGHHPQTVSNERWASWMLAWNEERWLDRAAKNKKNRNSEPAGPGTGTTKHVGGSKTYSGHSQKLREQHGRDPTSWELYVHTHRHDDGSFVDERSRLVDQAMQAYMNESLTPLDDGTIPSQPSSEEVNNMFSMVVGGPKKRRMYGCGSMASTFYPDQMAQRPRGGSSRSSRGSQDMERMREEWETQKRVNEHLRIDLEATHTTLEATQHENASLKDRMTILEDQVRQLVAGLPQPQHAS; encoded by the exons ATGGGTCGCAGACGGCAT ATTTATGCCGGAGCACAACAAGGTTATGCGGTTCCTTACTGCACAGTTTTCGTTTCAGACATGCGACGAAGGCTATTCATGGAA aaaaaatataaatggcCAGATCATCTCGACGCTACCATCAGACATCTATGGTACAAGAACATAGCTACACAGTATCGTCGCACTGTTCACTCGTGGAGGAGTGCTGGTCATCATCCGCAAACAGTCAGCAACGAACGATGGGCTTCATGGATGTTGGCATGGAATGAGGAGAGGTGGCTGGATAGGGCAgccaaaaacaagaaaaacagGAATAGTGAGCCAGCAGGACCTGGCACTGGGACTACAAAGCACGTTGGTGGCTCAAAGACTTACAGCGGACATAGCCAGAAATTG CGAGAACAACATGGTAGAGATCCTACGTCGTGGGAGTTATATGTTCACACACATCGACACGACGACGGATCGTTTGTGGACGAGCGTTCACGACTTGTCGAT CAAGCTATGCAGGCTTACATGAACGAGTCTTTGACACCTCTTGACGATGGGACGATTCCTAGTCAGCCTAGTTCAGAAGAGGTGAACAACATGTTTAGCATGGTCGTCGGTGGACCGAAAAAGAGACGAATGTATGGATGCGGTTCCATGGCCTCCACATTCTATCCGGATCAGATGGCTCAACGTCCACGTGGTGGTTCGAGCCGTTCGAGCAGAGGGTCGCAGGATATGGAGAGGATGCGAGAGGAGTGGGAGACACAGAAAAGAGTTAATGAACATCTCCGTATCGACCTGGAGGCGACGCATACCACTCTGGAGGCGACCCAACATGAGAATGCCTCGTTGAAGGATAGGATGACGATTCTGGAGGACCAGGTACGTCAACTCGTCGCTGGATTACCGCAGCCACAGCACGCATCCTAA
- the LOC140990411 gene encoding uncharacterized protein, giving the protein MLDSTLELFTLAASNSFAVFCFCNLIIGIILVSGSSKPNESSPFLSDENLKKDDASSSDDSIKVNKEDRLSSVGMADESRPFLITRNDEIFEKNVVSSSEKANESMKSNHDDEKLWSVSIAMDDIIIEEESDADKEEDDELRERIEEFIAKINRGWRDEKLKTFS; this is encoded by the coding sequence ATGCTGGATTCCACACTTGAATTGTTCACCTTAGCTGCATCAAATTCCTTTGCTGTTTTCTGTTTCTGCAACCTCATCATTGGCATTATACTGGTGAGTGGTAGCTCAAAACCCAACGAAAGCAGCCCTTTTCTCAGCGATGAAAATCTCAAGAAAGATGATGCTTCTTCATCGGATGATTCCATCAAAGTGAACAAAGAAGATCGATTATCATCTGTCGGCATGGCCGACGAAAGCAGGCCTTTTCTGATCACTCGTAATGACGAAATTTTCGAGAAAAACGTAGTTTCTTCGTCTGAAAAGGCTAACGAATCGATGAAATCTAACCACGATGACGAAAAGTTGTGGTCTGTCAGCATAGCCATGGATGATATTATCATCGAAGAAGAAAGCGATGCTGAcaaagaagaagatgatgaattgAGAGAGAGAATCGAGGAATTTATTGCGAAAATAAACAGGGGATGGAGGGatgaaaaactcaaaacattttcttga
- the LOC140990329 gene encoding 65-kDa microtubule-associated protein 3-like isoform X2, with translation MGQRNLLSHLETSCGTLLKELQIIWDEVGESASERDRMLLQLEQECMEVYRRKVDQANKDRAQLRLAIADAEAELAAICSAMGEMPVHIRQADQNPRSLKAELRAILPQIEEMQNRKCDRKNQIITALEELHTIKNEISSGGYTFSNTDVDEADLSSRKLEEVHRELKALQEEKSARLNQILDYLNLVYTLCSVLGLDFKQTVSEIHPSLGESEGSKNISDHTLQQLETAIQRLQELKIQRIQQLRDLTTSLLELWKLMDMPVEEQQIVQQVTCNIVAAEEEITEPEMLSVNFIDHVKAEVSRLEELKTRKLKELVLKKKAEIEDIHRKTHLIPETDEAMDTVIEPVDAACVLEKIELQMSRAKEEALSRKEILEKVEKWIAACEEESWLEEYSRDDNRYNAGRGAHLTLRRAEKARVLVNKLPAMVDTLASKIVAWENEKGLYFIYDGVRLLSMLERYMVLRQEKELEQKRQRDEKKLQGQLLTEQEVLYGSKPSPMKNPSAKKGSRLSYGGQSNRRLSLGGPMLQTHKPDLPPAKATPNARTAKKNECINLDRFRDDGFAAALSSGGRGLDIVGLPLKLQPFDVSNACGLESPIIRKPFSPISSSDSSNSNATNMLEDLHKKHSEMLQKTLLTTSNNTQFGTPPKILPTTQGENRTPQTMPVPVPSTPSTVSIPMQTGLTPAPTDKSIEEEIEYSFEERRAGFVLPRSLHSTIVT, from the exons ATGGGTCAAAGGAATCTACTTTCGCATCTGGAAACATCATGCGGAACTCTACTAAAAGAATTGCAG ATAATATGGGATGAGGTTGGTGAATCTGCTTCCGAAAGGGACAGAATGTTGCTTCAACTTGAACAAGAATGTATGGAGGTGTACCGAAGAAAAGTAGACCAGGCTAACAAAGATAGAGCTCAGCTGAGGTTGGCAATTGCTGATGCTGAAGCTGAGCTTGCTGCAATCTGCTCTGCAATGGGAGAGATGCCAGTGCACATTAGGCAG GCTGATCAAAACCCTAGAAGCCTGAAAGCTGAGCTCCGAGCTATCCTTCCACAGATAGAGGAGATGCAGAACAGGAAATGTGACAGGAAGAATCAAATTATAACTGCCTTAGAGGAGCTACATACGATAAAAAATGAGATCTCTTCAGGAGGGTATACTTTTAGTAATACAGATGTAGATGAAGCAGATTTGTCTTCTAGAAAGCTCGAAGAAGTGCACAGAGAGCTTAAAGCACTTCAAGAAGAAAAG AGTGCACGTTTGAATCAGATTTTGGACTATTTGAACCTTGTTTATACCTTGTGCTCAGTCCTTGGTTTAGATTTTAAACAAACTGTGAGTGAGATTCACCCAAGTTTAGGAGAATCGGAAGGCTCAAAAAATATTAGCGATCATACCTTGCAACAGTTGGAAACTGCTATACAGAGACTGCAAGAACTTAAAATACAGAGAATTCAGCAG TTACGGGATCTCACTACTTCATTACTGGAGCTCTGGAAATTGATGGACATGCCTGTTGAAGAGCAACAGATAGTTCAACAGGTCACTTGTAACATAGTTGCTGCAGAAGAGGAGATAACAGAACCTGAGATGCTTTCTGTCAACTTCATAGATCAT GTCAAGGCGGAAGTTTCCCGGTTGGAAGAGTTGAAAACAAGAAAATTGAAGGAGCTTgttttgaaaaagaaagcaGAGATAGAGGATATTCATAGAAAAACACATCTTATTCCAGAAACAGATGAAGCAATGGATACTGTAATTGAGCCTG TTGATGCCGCTTGTGTACTAGAGAAAATTGAGCTTCAAATGTCTAGGGCCAAGGAGGAAGCTCTCAGCAGGAAAGAGATCCTAGAAAAGGTTGAGAAGTGGATTGCTGCATGTGAGGAGGAGAGCTGGCTCGAGGAGTATAGTAGG GATGATAACCGCTATAATGCTGGGAGGGGTGCTCATCTTACTCTAAGACGTGCTGAAAAAGCTCGTGTGTTGGTCAATAAACTTCCAG CAATGGTGGATACATTGGCCTCAAAGATCGTAGCATGGGAAAATGAGAAaggattatattttatttacgaTGGT GTTCGCCTTCTTTCTATGCTGGAAAGATATATGGTTCTACGGCAGGAAAAAGAATTGGAGCAAAAAAGACAGAGG GACGAGAAGAAACTTCAAGGGCAGTTACTGACAGAGCAGGAGGTTCTTTATGGTTCAAAACCAAGCCCCATGAAGAACCCAAGTGCAAAAAAAGGATCTAGATTGTCATATGGCGGCCAAAGCAATAGAAGACTTTCTCTTGGAGGGCCTATGCTACAGACACATAAACCTGATCTGCCCCCTGCAAAAGCTACTCCTAATGCACGCACTGCCAAAAAGAATGAATGTATAAACCTGGACCGTTTTAGAGACGATGGCTTTGCCGCTGCTCTGTCTTCCG GGGGTAGAGGTTTGGACATAGTTGGCCTTCCCTTGAAGCTTCAGCCTTTCGATGTATCAAATGCTTGTGGTCTTGAGTCGCCCATTATACGGAAACCATTCTCTCCCATTTCTTCCTCGGATTCATCAAACTCCAATGCAACAAATATGTTGGAAGATCTACACAAAAAACATAGTGAAATGTTGCAGAAGACTCTTCTCACAACAAGCAACAACACACAGTTCGGTACTCCTCCCAAGATTCTCCCCACAACCCAGGGAGAAAATAGGACGCCCCAAACAATGCCAGTCCCGGTACCTTCCACACCCTCAACAGTGTCCATTCCAATGCAGACCGGTTTAACACCAGCTCCTACAGACAAGTcaattgaagaagagattgaatATTCGTTTGAGGAGAGGAGAGCGGGATTTGTACTTCCCAGATCATTACATTCTACGATTGTGACATGA
- the LOC140990329 gene encoding 65-kDa microtubule-associated protein 3-like isoform X1, protein MGQRNLLSHLETSCGTLLKELQIIWDEVGESASERDRMLLQLEQECMEVYRRKVDQANKDRAQLRLAIADAEAELAAICSAMGEMPVHIRQADQNPRSLKAELRAILPQIEEMQNRKCDRKNQIITALEELHTIKNEISSGGYTFSNTDVDEADLSSRKLEEVHRELKALQEEKSARLNQILDYLNLVYTLCSVLGLDFKQTVSEIHPSLGESEGSKNISDHTLQQLETAIQRLQELKIQRIQQLRDLTTSLLELWKLMDMPVEEQQIVQQVTCNIVAAEEEITEPEMLSVNFIDHVKAEVSRLEELKTRKLKELVLKKKAEIEDIHRKTHLIPETDEAMDTVIEPGAVDAACVLEKIELQMSRAKEEALSRKEILEKVEKWIAACEEESWLEEYSRDDNRYNAGRGAHLTLRRAEKARVLVNKLPAMVDTLASKIVAWENEKGLYFIYDGVRLLSMLERYMVLRQEKELEQKRQRDEKKLQGQLLTEQEVLYGSKPSPMKNPSAKKGSRLSYGGQSNRRLSLGGPMLQTHKPDLPPAKATPNARTAKKNECINLDRFRDDGFAAALSSGGRGLDIVGLPLKLQPFDVSNACGLESPIIRKPFSPISSSDSSNSNATNMLEDLHKKHSEMLQKTLLTTSNNTQFGTPPKILPTTQGENRTPQTMPVPVPSTPSTVSIPMQTGLTPAPTDKSIEEEIEYSFEERRAGFVLPRSLHSTIVT, encoded by the exons ATGGGTCAAAGGAATCTACTTTCGCATCTGGAAACATCATGCGGAACTCTACTAAAAGAATTGCAG ATAATATGGGATGAGGTTGGTGAATCTGCTTCCGAAAGGGACAGAATGTTGCTTCAACTTGAACAAGAATGTATGGAGGTGTACCGAAGAAAAGTAGACCAGGCTAACAAAGATAGAGCTCAGCTGAGGTTGGCAATTGCTGATGCTGAAGCTGAGCTTGCTGCAATCTGCTCTGCAATGGGAGAGATGCCAGTGCACATTAGGCAG GCTGATCAAAACCCTAGAAGCCTGAAAGCTGAGCTCCGAGCTATCCTTCCACAGATAGAGGAGATGCAGAACAGGAAATGTGACAGGAAGAATCAAATTATAACTGCCTTAGAGGAGCTACATACGATAAAAAATGAGATCTCTTCAGGAGGGTATACTTTTAGTAATACAGATGTAGATGAAGCAGATTTGTCTTCTAGAAAGCTCGAAGAAGTGCACAGAGAGCTTAAAGCACTTCAAGAAGAAAAG AGTGCACGTTTGAATCAGATTTTGGACTATTTGAACCTTGTTTATACCTTGTGCTCAGTCCTTGGTTTAGATTTTAAACAAACTGTGAGTGAGATTCACCCAAGTTTAGGAGAATCGGAAGGCTCAAAAAATATTAGCGATCATACCTTGCAACAGTTGGAAACTGCTATACAGAGACTGCAAGAACTTAAAATACAGAGAATTCAGCAG TTACGGGATCTCACTACTTCATTACTGGAGCTCTGGAAATTGATGGACATGCCTGTTGAAGAGCAACAGATAGTTCAACAGGTCACTTGTAACATAGTTGCTGCAGAAGAGGAGATAACAGAACCTGAGATGCTTTCTGTCAACTTCATAGATCAT GTCAAGGCGGAAGTTTCCCGGTTGGAAGAGTTGAAAACAAGAAAATTGAAGGAGCTTgttttgaaaaagaaagcaGAGATAGAGGATATTCATAGAAAAACACATCTTATTCCAGAAACAGATGAAGCAATGGATACTGTAATTGAGCCTG GAGCAGTTGATGCCGCTTGTGTACTAGAGAAAATTGAGCTTCAAATGTCTAGGGCCAAGGAGGAAGCTCTCAGCAGGAAAGAGATCCTAGAAAAGGTTGAGAAGTGGATTGCTGCATGTGAGGAGGAGAGCTGGCTCGAGGAGTATAGTAGG GATGATAACCGCTATAATGCTGGGAGGGGTGCTCATCTTACTCTAAGACGTGCTGAAAAAGCTCGTGTGTTGGTCAATAAACTTCCAG CAATGGTGGATACATTGGCCTCAAAGATCGTAGCATGGGAAAATGAGAAaggattatattttatttacgaTGGT GTTCGCCTTCTTTCTATGCTGGAAAGATATATGGTTCTACGGCAGGAAAAAGAATTGGAGCAAAAAAGACAGAGG GACGAGAAGAAACTTCAAGGGCAGTTACTGACAGAGCAGGAGGTTCTTTATGGTTCAAAACCAAGCCCCATGAAGAACCCAAGTGCAAAAAAAGGATCTAGATTGTCATATGGCGGCCAAAGCAATAGAAGACTTTCTCTTGGAGGGCCTATGCTACAGACACATAAACCTGATCTGCCCCCTGCAAAAGCTACTCCTAATGCACGCACTGCCAAAAAGAATGAATGTATAAACCTGGACCGTTTTAGAGACGATGGCTTTGCCGCTGCTCTGTCTTCCG GGGGTAGAGGTTTGGACATAGTTGGCCTTCCCTTGAAGCTTCAGCCTTTCGATGTATCAAATGCTTGTGGTCTTGAGTCGCCCATTATACGGAAACCATTCTCTCCCATTTCTTCCTCGGATTCATCAAACTCCAATGCAACAAATATGTTGGAAGATCTACACAAAAAACATAGTGAAATGTTGCAGAAGACTCTTCTCACAACAAGCAACAACACACAGTTCGGTACTCCTCCCAAGATTCTCCCCACAACCCAGGGAGAAAATAGGACGCCCCAAACAATGCCAGTCCCGGTACCTTCCACACCCTCAACAGTGTCCATTCCAATGCAGACCGGTTTAACACCAGCTCCTACAGACAAGTcaattgaagaagagattgaatATTCGTTTGAGGAGAGGAGAGCGGGATTTGTACTTCCCAGATCATTACATTCTACGATTGTGACATGA
- the LOC140989256 gene encoding protein PSK SIMULATOR 1-like: MHLTKVLLHYFIFSSAPSKFISTYFFFLLLLPKSIIKFEELQIVIFFSLFISFFVSLRIGFMALETWLIKVKKTLSYSLDSARVSPPLKNKLVIKKSGVGVLAFEIAGLMSKILHLWECLSDESMARFRSESIWLEGVRKIVSNDDVFLLGLVCAELVENLRVIANSISSVSKKCQDSSLRCFDRLFDEFANSGHDPHSWLMGSKELTSKIKEMERFVTITASLLREIDELLLLENELKKSLHSKDHDAGIKEQKIIDLRQKILWQRQEVKYLKEKSLWCRSFDTLTKLLARSIFAVLARIKLVFGVGHGHGYNPSSLPLSLSASALVHPFENSNSFLHVSGPLAKNPPNTREAHGFFGSNSMILKPPSTTLGAAALALHYANVIIVMEKMIKSPQLVGADARDDLYSMLPDSIRFLLRARLKGMGFSASDPVLAAEWREALQKVLKWLSPLAHNMIKWQSERSFEQQNLILKTNVLLLQTLYFANQEKTEAAITELLVGLNYIWRFEREMHAKSMFLNCNGFLISQCSC; this comes from the coding sequence ATGCACCTCACCAAAGTCCTCCTCCATTATTTTATCTTTTCCTCTGCACCTTCCAAATTCATAtccacatattttttttttttgcttcttCTTCCAAAATCAATCATCAAATTTGAAGAACTgcaaattgtaatatttttttctctctttatttcgTTTTTCGTATCGCTCAGGATAGGTTTCATGGCTCTTGAAACATGGTTGATCAAGGTGAAGAAGACACTTTCATATAGCCTTGATTCAGCGCGCGTCTCCCCACCGTTGAAAAACAAACTCGTGATAAAGAAATCTGGTGTTGGGGTTTTGGCCTTTGAGATTGCGGGTCTCATGTCAAAGATCCTCCATTTATGGGAGTGTCTGTCGGATGAGAGTATGGCTAGATTCCGCAGTGAATCAATATGGCTTGAAGGTGTTCGTAAAATTGTGTCGAACGACGATGTGTTCTTATTGGGCCTTGTATGTGCGGAGCTGGTTGAAAACCTGAGGGTTATTGCGAATTCTATCTCGAGTGTGAGTAAGAAGTGCCAGGACTCGAGCCTCAGATGTTTCGATCGCTTATTCGACGAGTTTGCAAACTCGGGTCATGATCCTCACAGCTGGCTTATGGGCTCGAAAGAATTGACGTCCAAGATTAAGGAAATGGAACGTTTTGTTACAATTACTGCATCTTTGCTTAGAGAAATTGATGAACTTTTGCTTCTTGAAAATGAGTTGAAGAAATCATTGCACAGTAAAGATCATGATGCGGGAATCAAAGAGCAGAAAATCATtgatttacggcaaaagattcTGTGGCAAAGGCAGGAAGTTAAGTACCTAAAGGAAAAATCTTTATGGTGCAGAAGCTTTGACACTCTTACTAAATTGCTGGCAAGATCAATTTTCGCTGTTCTTGCAAGAATCAAGCTTGTTTTTGGAGTTGGCCATGGCCATGGGTACAATCCTTCTTCGTTACCTCTTAGTCTTTCTGCCTCAGCGTTAGTACACCCTTTCGAAAATTCCAATTCGTTTTTGCATGTATCTGGACCTTTAGCAAAAAACCCACCAAATACTCGCGAAGCTCACGGATTTTTCGGGTCCAATTCCATGATTTTGAAACCACCATCCACCACGTTAGGGGCAGCTGCACTCGCTCTGCACTATGCAAACGTGATCATAGTGATGGAAAAGATGATCAAGTCACCACAACTAGTAGGTGCCGATGCTCGAGATGATCTCTATTCGATGCTGCCTGATAGCATTCGATTTTTGTTAAGGGCTAGACTAAAAGGGATGGGATTTTCGGCTAGTGATCCTGTTCTTGCTGCCGAGTGGCGAGAAGCATTGCAGAAGGTATTGAAATGGCTATCACCATTGGCACACAACATGATCAAATGGCAGAGTGAAAGGAGCTTTGAGCAGCAGAATTTAATTCTGAAAACTAATGTTCTTTTGCTGCAAACTCTGTATTTTGCAAATCAAGAAAAGACTGAAGCTGCCATAACTGAACTGTTGGTTGGTCTGAATTACATTTGGAGGTTTGAAAGGGAGATGCATGCTAAATCCATGTTTCTGAACTGTAATGGATTCTTAATTTCCCAATGTTCTTGTTAA
- the LOC140989331 gene encoding pentatricopeptide repeat-containing protein At5g66520-like encodes MIESQLLNLKNILARLLHYSKTIKEISQIHSQIVTSPNLSPIDRSFLVSRLLFFLCTVSNEPHSLHYANKIFNLVPKPSLFMYNAIIRANSVKIKDPLWCESLILYKAVLHDNLLPDCITFPFVLKECEKRVDVTIGRSIHAHVVKFGCGSDVYAQNSLMNLYAECGVLEDAGRVFDEMSNRDVVSWNTIIVGFLRGGELDKALVLFRQMDRKNIITWNSMITGLVQGGRAKEALEIFHQMQVLEDDKDLVLPDRITVTSLLSACASLGAIDHGRWLHGYLERSGIECDMVIGTALVDMYGKCGCIERAFDVFKAMPKRDVLACTAMISTLALHGYENEAFAIFEEMVAIGVRPNAVTFVALLTACAHSGLVDKGRLCFDVMREDYCIEPEVQHYACMVGILGRAGLFSEAEEIIRSMPKKPDVFVWGALLGGCQLHGNMKLGEVVSRHLIELEPENHAFYENLCDVYSRAGRFDDLKRIRSLMKEQEVRKTVPGCSMIEVDGIVYEFSVKGSPGIQMEVLNSLLMVLSNEMKLERYSCKAEAIL; translated from the coding sequence ATGATTGAATCCCAACTGCTGAATCTCAAGAACATTCTTGCACGCTTATTACACTACAGCAAGACCATCAAGGAAATCAGTCAAATCCATTCCCAGATCGTAACATCGCCGAATTTATCTCCAATCGATCGATCTTTCCTCGTCTCTCGCCTCCTCTTCTTCCTCTGCACCGTCTCCAACGAACCACACTCTCTACACTATGCTAATAAAATCTTCAATCTCGTGCCAAAACCGAGTCTTTTTATGTATAATGCGATTATCAGAGCGAATTCGGTGAAAATAAAGGACCCTTTATGGTGTGAATCCTTGATTCTGTATAAAGCGGTGCTGCACGATAATTTATTGCCTGATTGTATTACGTTCCCTTTTGTGCTGAAGGAATGTGAGAAAAGGGTTGATGTAACAATTGGCCGAAGCATTCATGCGCACGTCGTGAAGTTTGGGTGTGGCTCTGATGTTTATGCGCAAAACTCTTTGATGAATCTGTACGCAGAATGTGGGGTTTTAGAGGATGCAGGAAGGGTGTTTGATGAAATGTCTAACAGGGATGTGGTTTCATGGAACACGATTATTGTTGGGTTTTTGAGAGGTGGTGAACTTGACAAAGCGTTGGTTTTGTTTAGACAGATGGACAGGAAAAACATCATTACTTGGAATTCTATGATCACAGGTTTGGTTCAAGGAGGAAGAGCGAAGGAGGCGTTGGAAATTTTTCACCAAATGCAAGTTTTGGAAGACGATAAAGATTTGGTTTTGCCTGATAGAATTACAGTGACAAGTTTGCTTTCGGCCTGTGCTTCTCTTGGTGCCATAGATCATGGGAGGTGGCTGCATGGTTATTTGGAAAGAAGTGGTATTGAATGTGATATGGTAATTGGGACGGCTTTGGTGGACATGTATGGCAAATGTGGATGCATTGAAAGAGCCTTTGATGTTTTCAAGGCAATGCCGAAGAGGGATGTTTTGGCGTGTACGGCCATGATATCTACATTAGCACTTCATGGGTATGAGAATGAGGCTTTCGCAATTTTCGAAGAAATGGTAGCAATTGGAGTTCGACCTAATGCTGTAACATTTGTTGCATTGTTAACTGCATGTGCTCACTCTGGGCTAGTAGATAAAGGTCGCCTGTGTTTTGATGTGATGAGGGAAGATTATTGTATTGAGCCAGAGGTCCAACACTATGCTTGCATGGTTGGTATTCTTGGCCGAGCCGGGCTGTTTTCTGAGGCGGAAGAGATTATTAGAAGCATGCCAAAGAAGCCAGATGTTTTTGTTTGGGGTGCACTTCTTGGAGGATGCCAACTGCATGGAAATATGAAGTTGGGAGAAGTAGTTTCTCGACACTTGATTGAGTTGGAACCCGAAAACCACGCcttttatgagaatttgtgtGATGTGTATTCCAGGGCTGGTAGATTTGATGATTTGAAGAGAATAAGGAGTTTGATGAAGGAACAAGAAGTACGGAAGACGGTTCCTGGATGCAGCATGATTGAAGTTGATGGTATTGTCTATGAATTCTCTGTCAAAGGATCACCAGGGATACAAATGGAAGTCCTAAACAGTTTACTTATGGTATTAAGCAATGAGATGAAGTTAGAAAGGTATTCTTGCAAAGCTGAGGCGATTTTGTAG